A single Verrucomicrobiia bacterium DNA region contains:
- the yajC gene encoding preprotein translocase subunit YajC, which produces MDCDLFPAVFADASATQTTAQPWTMLPMLVLMVVMIGFMFFSQSKKAKQHAAMLKTIKPGDKVLTSSGIIGVVLSIRDSTLTLRSADAKLELTRSAVAEITERGSKSESKSES; this is translated from the coding sequence ATGGACTGTGATTTATTTCCGGCGGTTTTCGCCGACGCCAGCGCAACACAAACTACGGCTCAACCCTGGACGATGCTGCCGATGTTGGTGTTGATGGTGGTCATGATTGGGTTCATGTTTTTCTCCCAGTCCAAAAAAGCCAAACAGCACGCCGCCATGCTCAAGACCATCAAACCCGGTGACAAAGTGCTCACCTCGAGCGGAATCATTGGCGTGGTGCTTTCCATTCGTGACAGCACGCTGACGTTGCGCTCCGCCGATGCCAAGTTGGAATTGACGCGGTCGGCGGTGGCCGAAATCACCGAGCGCGGCAGCAAGTCCGAGTCTAAAAGCGAGTCCTGA
- the secD gene encoding protein translocase subunit SecD yields the protein MIRNKFWRLTIVILLILWSLYETYPPTTGDLIAQFQKQARVIPGDTTISNIVSTARELEKTVPNKQYGNLLEAVGTNDIAGFFPFNAAGQPNPTTYILNRLQREVAGRIKLGLDLRGGTSFLMELDTSVLSTNDTAGAVSQAVEVIRKRVDRFGVAEPVILPQGDNRILVQLPGLSEDDRNRAVTNLQKTAFLEFRLAHERTDELVQTGEIPPGYELLKRREHTTQGERLEQVVVKRKGEPGLTGNIIKKAAAMRGNMGELEIDFELTPTGAERFAEVTKENKGRRLAIVLDGQLYSAPNINEPILTGSGRITGNFDVGSARELAGVMENPLKAPLRLLSSKNVDPTLGKDSIRSGMTASAIGVILVVLLMLVYYRVAGVIANIALLTNIVILLGVMCAIGATFTLPGIAGIVLTIGMAVDANVLIYERIREEKEKGKSLRGAIAAGYDRAFSTIFDSNLTTLIASVILIFMGTASVKGFGVTLTIGVTASLFTALVVTRLIFDWLLAKNLIKDIKMMHLVRTSKVDFIKWAKPLAITSVSIMVIGLGFGVYKGNRIYGVEFTGGDTIQLSVNQAHLVDTAKLRAAVDELKVGESMISYQSDLGSGVKALQLTLRGSESAGSENVNDVDKLVVEKLQATFPESEFVVKSIDKVGPLVGKEIRNSAITSILLALFGILVYVAFRYEFSFAVAAVVAILHDILITAGIYFMTPRELNSTVIAALLTIVGFSINDTIVIFDRIREDLRLGVRGSFREVINQAVNQTLSRTLITTGTVVLATLALYIFGGGPVNDFAFTFLVGSIVGTYSTIYIASALVLWWHKGQRPALGSAPVVSSGGGATAAAKA from the coding sequence ATGATCCGAAATAAATTCTGGCGGTTGACCATTGTCATCCTACTCATTCTCTGGTCGCTTTACGAAACGTATCCTCCCACCACGGGCGATCTGATCGCGCAGTTTCAGAAGCAGGCGCGGGTTATTCCCGGGGACACCACCATTTCCAACATCGTTTCCACCGCGCGCGAGTTGGAAAAGACCGTGCCGAACAAACAATACGGCAATCTGCTGGAGGCGGTGGGCACGAATGACATCGCGGGCTTCTTCCCGTTTAACGCCGCGGGCCAACCTAATCCGACCACTTACATCCTGAACCGCCTGCAACGCGAGGTGGCGGGCCGGATCAAACTCGGACTGGATTTGCGGGGCGGCACCTCGTTCCTCATGGAATTGGATACGAGTGTGCTTTCGACCAACGACACCGCCGGAGCGGTTTCTCAAGCGGTGGAAGTGATTCGGAAACGGGTGGACCGATTCGGCGTGGCCGAGCCGGTGATTTTGCCGCAGGGCGACAACCGGATTCTGGTGCAACTGCCGGGGCTTTCGGAGGATGACCGGAATCGCGCCGTTACCAATTTGCAGAAAACCGCTTTTTTGGAATTTCGCCTCGCGCACGAACGCACGGATGAATTGGTGCAAACGGGAGAAATTCCTCCGGGTTACGAGTTGCTCAAACGGCGGGAACACACCACCCAGGGCGAGCGGCTCGAGCAGGTGGTGGTGAAGCGCAAGGGCGAACCCGGGCTGACCGGCAACATCATTAAAAAAGCCGCAGCCATGCGCGGCAACATGGGCGAGCTGGAAATTGATTTTGAATTGACGCCCACCGGCGCGGAACGGTTCGCCGAAGTCACCAAGGAAAACAAAGGCCGCCGCCTGGCCATTGTGCTGGATGGACAATTATATTCCGCGCCCAACATCAACGAGCCAATTCTGACGGGAAGCGGACGGATTACGGGCAATTTTGATGTTGGCAGCGCGCGCGAGCTGGCGGGAGTGATGGAAAATCCGCTCAAAGCGCCGTTGCGCTTGCTGTCCTCGAAGAACGTGGACCCGACCCTCGGTAAAGACTCGATCCGGAGCGGGATGACGGCGTCCGCAATAGGCGTCATTCTCGTGGTGTTGCTCATGTTGGTCTATTACCGGGTGGCGGGGGTGATTGCCAATATCGCGCTGCTGACGAACATCGTCATCTTGCTCGGAGTCATGTGCGCCATCGGCGCGACCTTCACTCTGCCGGGCATCGCGGGAATCGTGTTGACCATCGGGATGGCGGTGGACGCCAACGTACTCATTTATGAGCGCATTCGAGAGGAAAAGGAGAAGGGCAAATCGTTGCGCGGGGCCATTGCCGCCGGCTATGACCGGGCCTTCAGCACGATTTTTGACTCGAACCTCACGACTCTGATCGCTTCCGTGATTTTGATATTCATGGGCACCGCCTCGGTGAAAGGTTTCGGCGTGACGCTGACGATTGGTGTGACCGCGAGCTTGTTCACGGCACTGGTCGTCACCCGCTTGATCTTTGACTGGTTGCTGGCCAAGAACTTGATCAAGGACATTAAGATGATGCACCTGGTGCGTACGTCCAAAGTGGACTTTATCAAGTGGGCCAAACCGCTGGCGATCACCAGTGTGTCAATCATGGTGATTGGCCTTGGCTTCGGGGTTTACAAAGGAAACCGGATTTACGGCGTCGAGTTTACGGGCGGCGACACGATTCAGCTCTCGGTGAATCAGGCGCACTTGGTGGATACCGCGAAATTGCGGGCGGCGGTTGATGAGCTTAAGGTGGGCGAATCCATGATCAGCTACCAATCCGATTTGGGCAGCGGGGTGAAAGCGCTGCAATTGACCTTGCGCGGCAGTGAGTCGGCGGGAAGTGAAAACGTCAACGATGTTGACAAGCTGGTGGTGGAAAAATTGCAAGCCACTTTTCCTGAATCCGAATTTGTGGTGAAGAGCATTGACAAGGTCGGGCCGCTGGTGGGCAAGGAAATCCGCAACAGCGCCATCACCTCCATTTTATTGGCACTCTTCGGAATCCTGGTCTATGTCGCCTTCCGTTATGAATTCTCCTTCGCCGTCGCGGCGGTCGTCGCCATTTTGCACGACATTTTAATCACGGCGGGCATTTATTTCATGACGCCGCGGGAGCTGAACAGCACCGTCATTGCGGCGCTGCTGACCATCGTCGGTTTCTCCATCAACGACACCATCGTGATCTTCGACCGAATCCGGGAAGATTTGCGGCTGGGCGTGCGCGGCTCCTTCCGCGAGGTGATCAATCAAGCGGTCAATCAGACTTTGAGCCGAACCTTGATCACGACCGGCACCGTGGTGTTGGCGACGCTTGCGCTCTACATTTTTGGCGGTGGGCCGGTGAACGACTTTGCCTTCACTTTCCTCGTGGGCAGCATCGTCGGAACGTACTCGACCATTTATATTGCGAGCGCCTTGGTGCTGTGGTGGCACAAGGGGCAACGTCCGGCGCTGGGCAGTGCGCCCGTGGTTTCCTCCGGGGGCGGCGCCACGGCGGCGGCCAAGGCTTGA
- a CDS encoding TerC family protein, producing MTDTLTINPWYWGGFLVCILFFLALDLGVFHKQAHVVKFKEALSWTCLWVVLSLAFGLFLAPHLIPGWEKRETVEFITGYVIELSLSLDNVFVIALIFSYFRVPAPYQHRVLFWGILGALLMRGVMIAAGAAFIRKFSWALYLLGAFLIFTGIKMLFSGHDGVHPQKNLALRFVQKFLPTTADFHGQKFVIRERGHLMLTPLALVLLMVETTDLIFALDSIPAVFAITTQPFIVFTSNVFAILGLRSLYFVLAGAISYFRYLKVGLAFVLVFIGVKMLLAPSGSEPLWFQVHISSNVSLMVVAGIIAISMVLSVLSKWREKQTRRNRPES from the coding sequence ATGACTGACACTCTCACTATCAATCCTTGGTACTGGGGTGGATTCTTGGTCTGCATCCTGTTCTTTCTGGCCCTGGACCTCGGCGTTTTTCATAAACAGGCCCACGTCGTAAAATTCAAGGAAGCCCTGAGCTGGACCTGCTTGTGGGTGGTTCTCTCCCTGGCCTTTGGTTTGTTCCTGGCGCCGCATCTCATTCCCGGTTGGGAAAAGCGGGAGACGGTGGAATTCATCACCGGCTACGTGATTGAGCTTTCGCTTTCCCTGGATAATGTCTTCGTCATCGCGCTGATCTTCAGTTATTTCCGCGTGCCTGCGCCTTATCAGCATCGCGTGTTGTTCTGGGGCATTTTAGGCGCGTTGCTCATGCGCGGCGTAATGATCGCCGCCGGCGCCGCCTTCATCAGAAAATTCAGTTGGGCGCTCTATCTGCTGGGAGCGTTCCTGATTTTTACCGGCATCAAAATGTTGTTCTCCGGTCACGATGGCGTTCACCCGCAAAAAAATCTGGCGCTCAGATTCGTGCAAAAATTCCTCCCCACCACCGCCGATTTTCACGGCCAGAAGTTTGTCATCCGCGAGCGAGGCCATTTGATGCTGACGCCGCTGGCTCTGGTGCTGTTGATGGTTGAGACCACCGATTTAATTTTTGCGTTGGATTCCATTCCCGCCGTGTTTGCCATCACCACGCAGCCGTTCATTGTTTTCACCTCAAACGTCTTTGCCATCCTCGGTTTGCGCTCGCTTTACTTTGTCCTGGCCGGCGCCATCAGTTACTTCCGTTATCTCAAAGTGGGATTGGCCTTCGTGCTCGTGTTCATTGGCGTGAAGATGCTGCTCGCGCCCTCCGGCTCCGAGCCGCTGTGGTTCCAAGTCCATATCAGCAGCAACGTCTCGCTGATGGTCGTGGCGGGCATCATCGCCATTTCCATGGTGCTTTCAGTCCTTTCCAAGTGGCGCGAAAAACAGACTCGCCGAAACCGCCCGGAGTCGTGA
- the recJ gene encoding single-stranded-DNA-specific exonuclease RecJ, with product MKYRWLPTPSQPLLVEPLASRLNLSPLLTQCLINRGLSTPAAIQRFLQPRLRHLADPFLLPDMDQAVIRLLHARALGESLVIFGDYDVDGVTSSTLLLQTLRALGWAVNAYLPRRLDEGYGLSREGVENCLHKYPAKILLAVDCGSTAGETIAWLNARGVDVIVLDHHQISTPAPPALALVNPRAASPDTARPDGEAMGSFTELCSVGLAFKLAHALVKRGREINLPGANDFDVRTFLDLVALGTVADLVPLIGENRILVAAGFERLNTTRRPGLMALKQVAQSPEVLDTFDIGFQLAPRLNASGRLETAEDSLHLLLAETMDEALPLAQRLDSQNRERQKIERTIVEEVSAQIRARFNPETDFVIVEGQLHWHIGVVGVVSARVLQEFYRPTFIIGGEGENWRGSGRSVAGFDLAMALRECDDLLVRHGGHAMAAGVTIQPDRLDAFRARLNDIARRTLKREDLQPPLRLDAAVKLEDLSLALLTELEQMKPMGQENPPLQFYATNLSHQRPLRRVGAERQHVKMWVTDGSVSHEAIWWNAGNGHLPVGRFDLAFVPRINEYKERRSVQLKVLDWRPAATAR from the coding sequence ATGAAATACCGATGGTTGCCCACACCCTCCCAACCCTTGTTGGTTGAGCCGTTGGCGTCGCGGTTGAACCTTTCCCCGCTGTTGACGCAGTGTTTGATCAATCGCGGCTTGAGCACACCCGCCGCCATTCAGCGCTTCTTGCAACCGCGATTGCGCCACCTGGCCGATCCCTTTCTGTTGCCCGACATGGATCAGGCGGTGATCCGCCTGCTTCACGCCCGTGCGCTGGGAGAATCACTGGTGATTTTTGGTGATTACGACGTGGACGGCGTCACCTCCAGCACGTTATTGCTGCAAACGCTGCGCGCCTTGGGCTGGGCGGTGAACGCGTATCTGCCCCGCCGGCTGGATGAAGGCTACGGCTTGAGTCGCGAGGGCGTGGAAAATTGCCTGCACAAATATCCCGCCAAAATTTTATTGGCGGTGGATTGCGGCTCCACGGCCGGCGAAACCATCGCCTGGCTGAACGCTCGCGGCGTGGATGTCATTGTGCTGGATCATCACCAGATCTCGACGCCGGCGCCGCCCGCCCTGGCGTTGGTCAATCCCCGCGCGGCTTCGCCGGACACCGCGAGGCCTGACGGTGAAGCGATGGGCTCGTTCACCGAATTGTGCTCGGTGGGACTGGCTTTCAAACTGGCGCACGCGCTGGTCAAGCGCGGTCGGGAAATCAATCTGCCGGGCGCGAACGACTTTGACGTGCGCACTTTTCTGGATTTGGTGGCGCTGGGCACGGTGGCGGATCTGGTCCCTCTGATCGGCGAAAACCGGATTTTGGTTGCGGCCGGTTTTGAACGATTGAACACCACCCGCCGTCCGGGACTGATGGCCCTGAAGCAGGTCGCGCAGTCTCCCGAAGTGCTCGACACCTTCGACATTGGTTTTCAACTCGCGCCGCGCCTCAACGCCTCGGGCCGCCTGGAAACTGCGGAAGATTCGTTGCACTTGTTGCTGGCCGAAACGATGGACGAAGCGCTGCCGCTCGCGCAGCGCTTGGATTCGCAAAATCGCGAACGCCAGAAAATTGAGCGCACCATCGTCGAGGAAGTGTCCGCGCAAATTCGCGCGCGCTTCAATCCGGAAACGGATTTCGTCATCGTGGAAGGGCAGTTGCATTGGCACATCGGCGTGGTGGGGGTGGTGTCCGCGCGCGTTTTGCAGGAGTTTTATCGGCCCACGTTTATCATTGGCGGTGAAGGCGAGAACTGGCGTGGTTCGGGCCGGAGCGTTGCGGGCTTCGATCTGGCCATGGCGTTGCGCGAATGTGACGATCTGCTCGTGCGCCACGGCGGCCACGCGATGGCGGCGGGAGTCACCATCCAACCGGACCGGTTGGACGCGTTTCGCGCGCGGTTGAATGACATCGCGCGGCGCACGTTGAAGCGGGAGGATTTGCAACCGCCCCTGCGCCTGGATGCCGCAGTGAAGTTGGAAGACCTTTCGCTGGCGCTGCTGACCGAATTGGAACAGATGAAGCCGATGGGGCAGGAAAATCCGCCGCTGCAATTCTATGCCACCAATCTATCGCACCAGCGCCCGCTGCGTCGGGTGGGAGCCGAGCGACAACACGTCAAAATGTGGGTGACGGATGGTTCGGTTTCGCACGAAGCCATTTGGTGGAACGCCGGGAATGGCCACCTGCCGGTGGGACGGTTTGATCTCGCCTTCGTGCCGCGCATCAACGAATACAAGGAACGTCGCTCGGTGCAGTTGAAAGTCTTGGATTGGCGGCCAGCCGCAACGGCGCGTTGA
- a CDS encoding ATP-dependent helicase → MSRDYVLRPFQSEVQLAIDYAKELNPQQCAAVTAPPGAALVIAGAGSGKTRTLIYRVAYLLEQGIPADRILLLTFTNKAAGEMMRRVAELLGQELTALWGGTFHSIGNRILRLHAPQLGFGRDFTILDREDARHLIGTCITEAQIDIKATRFPKPEVLGDIFSLALNRQKSVAEILGTEYGYFDTLAPQIEAVGQSYVARKRATNAMDFDDLLSLWLQLLQTQPEICELYQRRFQFILVDEYQDTNKLQSHLIDLLAARTKNVMAVGDDAQSIYAWRGADFQNILKFTDRYPQAKIYRIETNYRSTPEILRVANAAIAANTEQFTKVLTPARKPGDKPVLVACQDAGQQATFVAQRALELRDAGTPLNRMAVLYRSHFHALELQLELTRHNIPFSITSGIRFFEQAHIKDIAAHLKFVTNPRDELSFKRLVLLLRGIGGKGAEKLWKHFSAALPAAEISQTPAATSEAPAEADSNSSVVPSLAVALQKCATVVPKKTALAWAQFVTTIAQLESADVRNHAAKMIAVTIEAGYDDYLKENFANYRSRLDDLKQLGVFAQQFATVAEFLTQMALLTNVEAEDHQQTPDRDDEKIRLSTIHQAKGLEFDVVFSIMLCDGLFPSARSMETDAGLEEERRLFYVTITRAKNELYLCYPLLRAGFGGEGVTLQQPSRFLSEIPKDLLDEWNLQSFG, encoded by the coding sequence ATGTCGCGTGATTACGTCCTGCGGCCGTTTCAATCCGAGGTCCAACTCGCGATTGATTACGCCAAGGAACTGAATCCCCAGCAATGTGCCGCCGTCACCGCTCCGCCCGGAGCGGCGCTCGTCATCGCCGGCGCAGGCTCGGGCAAGACCCGCACGTTAATTTATCGCGTTGCCTACCTGCTCGAACAAGGCATTCCCGCCGACCGCATTCTGCTGCTGACGTTCACGAACAAGGCGGCGGGTGAAATGATGCGGCGCGTCGCCGAGCTGCTCGGGCAGGAATTGACCGCGCTCTGGGGCGGCACCTTTCACTCCATCGGCAACCGGATTTTGCGACTGCATGCGCCGCAGCTCGGCTTCGGTCGCGATTTCACCATCCTGGATCGCGAAGACGCCCGGCATCTGATCGGCACCTGCATCACGGAGGCCCAGATTGATATCAAGGCCACGCGCTTTCCCAAGCCCGAGGTGTTGGGCGATATTTTTTCGCTCGCATTGAATCGCCAAAAATCAGTCGCGGAAATTCTGGGTACGGAGTACGGCTACTTCGATACACTCGCGCCGCAAATTGAAGCCGTGGGGCAAAGCTACGTGGCCCGCAAACGCGCCACCAACGCCATGGACTTTGATGACCTGCTGAGCCTCTGGCTGCAACTGTTGCAAACCCAACCGGAGATCTGCGAGCTTTACCAGCGGCGCTTTCAATTCATTCTCGTGGATGAGTATCAGGATACGAACAAACTGCAAAGCCACTTGATTGATCTGCTGGCGGCCCGCACCAAAAACGTCATGGCGGTCGGCGACGACGCGCAAAGCATCTATGCGTGGCGCGGGGCTGATTTCCAAAATATTCTCAAATTTACCGACCGGTACCCCCAGGCGAAAATTTATCGGATTGAAACCAATTACCGCAGCACGCCGGAAATTTTACGAGTAGCGAATGCGGCCATTGCGGCCAACACCGAACAGTTCACCAAAGTGCTGACGCCCGCCCGCAAGCCCGGCGATAAACCGGTGCTGGTTGCGTGTCAGGATGCCGGACAGCAGGCGACCTTTGTCGCCCAACGCGCACTGGAGCTGCGCGACGCGGGCACGCCACTGAACCGCATGGCCGTGCTGTATCGTTCCCATTTCCACGCGCTCGAACTGCAACTCGAGCTGACGCGCCACAACATCCCGTTCAGCATTACCAGCGGCATCCGCTTTTTCGAGCAGGCGCACATCAAGGACATCGCGGCCCATCTCAAATTCGTCACCAATCCGCGCGACGAATTATCCTTCAAACGCCTGGTGTTGCTGCTGCGGGGCATCGGCGGCAAAGGCGCCGAAAAGTTGTGGAAACATTTCTCGGCCGCCCTGCCCGCCGCCGAAATCAGCCAAACACCCGCCGCGACATCCGAAGCCCCGGCGGAGGCGGATTCAAACTCATCCGTGGTTCCGTCGTTGGCGGTGGCCCTGCAAAAATGCGCGACGGTGGTTCCCAAGAAGACAGCTTTGGCTTGGGCGCAATTCGTTACGACCATTGCGCAACTCGAATCGGCGGACGTGCGCAACCATGCCGCCAAAATGATTGCCGTGACCATCGAAGCCGGCTACGACGATTATCTGAAGGAAAACTTTGCCAACTATCGCTCCCGGCTCGACGACCTGAAACAGCTCGGCGTCTTTGCGCAACAATTCGCCACGGTGGCGGAATTTCTGACCCAAATGGCGTTGCTCACCAATGTCGAAGCCGAGGACCATCAGCAAACGCCCGATCGGGATGACGAGAAGATCCGCTTGTCCACCATCCATCAGGCCAAGGGACTCGAGTTCGACGTGGTCTTCAGCATCATGTTGTGTGACGGACTCTTCCCCTCGGCTCGTTCCATGGAAACCGACGCCGGGTTGGAGGAAGAGCGCCGCCTGTTTTACGTGACCATTACGCGCGCCAAGAATGAGTTATACCTCTGCTATCCGCTATTGCGCGCCGGTTTTGGCGGAGAAGGCGTAACGCTGCAACAGCCTTCACGCTTCCTCAGCGAAATTCCGAAAGATCTGTTGGATGAATGGAATCTCCAGTCGTTTGGATGA
- a CDS encoding HAD family hydrolase codes for MIKALIFDLDSCLAAATEIGAAIVAPIFNAIREANQGDVPSADLEAAFTDCWRFPFDFVAEKYGFSSAMRTAGYRGFSQLEITQPLHGYGDLAVLEDLPGKLFLVTSGFRRLQASKVRALGLTARFTDILIDAIDAGPTQGKRPIFETILREHQLKPDEVLVVGDNPDSEIAAGNQLGITTVQILRPGVPPADAATHRVRDLHELKALCATRRA; via the coding sequence ATGATCAAGGCTTTGATTTTTGATCTGGATAGTTGTCTGGCGGCGGCGACCGAGATCGGCGCGGCCATCGTGGCACCGATTTTCAACGCCATTCGTGAGGCCAATCAGGGTGACGTGCCCTCCGCTGATCTGGAGGCGGCGTTCACGGACTGTTGGCGTTTCCCCTTCGATTTCGTGGCGGAGAAATATGGATTTTCATCGGCAATGCGCACCGCTGGTTATCGCGGTTTTAGCCAACTGGAAATCACCCAACCGTTGCACGGCTACGGCGACCTTGCAGTGCTCGAAGACCTGCCGGGAAAACTTTTTCTCGTTACGTCGGGCTTTCGTCGGTTGCAGGCCAGCAAAGTGCGCGCACTCGGCCTGACCGCGCGATTCACCGATATTCTCATTGATGCGATTGACGCAGGTCCGACTCAAGGCAAGCGCCCAATCTTTGAAACGATTCTGAGGGAGCATCAGTTGAAGCCGGACGAAGTTCTTGTGGTGGGCGATAATCCCGATTCCGAAATCGCCGCCGGCAATCAATTGGGCATTACCACCGTCCAAATCCTTCGTCCTGGCGTGCCGCCTGCGGATGCGGCAACGCATCGCGTTCGTGATTTGCACGAACTAAAGGCGCTTTGCGCCACCCGGCGTGCCTGA
- a CDS encoding ABC transporter substrate-binding protein, which translates to MRLGKSIVGTAVLWLIAITVLHGALNLQWFKRKPAGSAREQQLGVGFIPVTCHLTCPVTDYINRNIEGHGFFQPLRFSGFAELKEMFLGRPEEMPATFILAPMAIALREQGVKIKIVHLGHRDGTAVVVHKDSNIFHTADLRGKTIAIPGRYANQKLILYRELKKVGLTFNDVTVLEMPPPDMPAALQTRSVDAITSGEPFMGQTELDGYGRVLFQAKDVWPGFISCVLAVHESAIQTRRAEIQRLVDGIASSGKWIDQSLTNRLDAAQFVAKNYYNQNPRLLSYVLSKPPDRVTYSRLQPLRPDFEEIERLAKEAGMLNGTAHFDDYVDDSFAPESEAIHVPSFQVKK; encoded by the coding sequence GTGCGTTTAGGTAAATCCATTGTTGGAACGGCGGTGCTGTGGTTGATTGCGATCACGGTGCTGCACGGCGCGTTGAACTTGCAGTGGTTCAAGCGCAAACCCGCGGGAAGCGCCCGGGAGCAGCAATTGGGCGTGGGCTTCATTCCCGTCACCTGCCACCTGACCTGTCCGGTGACCGATTACATTAATCGCAATATTGAAGGACACGGATTCTTTCAACCGTTACGCTTCAGCGGGTTTGCGGAACTGAAGGAGATGTTCCTCGGCCGTCCCGAGGAGATGCCGGCCACGTTCATTCTCGCGCCGATGGCCATCGCGTTGCGGGAACAGGGCGTGAAAATCAAGATCGTCCATTTGGGGCATCGCGACGGCACGGCGGTGGTGGTGCATAAGGATTCCAATATCTTTCACACGGCGGATTTGCGCGGCAAGACCATTGCCATTCCGGGGCGGTATGCGAATCAAAAGCTCATTTTGTATCGCGAGCTGAAGAAGGTGGGCCTGACCTTTAACGACGTGACGGTGCTGGAGATGCCGCCACCGGACATGCCGGCAGCACTGCAAACCCGCTCGGTGGATGCGATCACTTCCGGCGAGCCGTTCATGGGGCAGACCGAGTTGGACGGTTACGGTCGGGTTTTGTTCCAGGCGAAAGATGTCTGGCCGGGTTTCATTTCTTGCGTGCTGGCGGTGCATGAAAGCGCCATTCAAACCCGCCGCGCCGAAATTCAACGGCTCGTGGACGGCATTGCGTCCAGCGGCAAATGGATTGATCAAAGTTTGACCAATCGCCTGGACGCCGCGCAGTTCGTGGCCAAGAATTATTACAATCAGAACCCGCGCTTGCTCAGTTACGTGCTCAGCAAACCGCCGGATCGCGTGACTTACAGCCGCCTCCAGCCGTTGCGCCCGGACTTCGAAGAGATCGAACGACTGGCCAAAGAAGCCGGTATGCTTAACGGCACGGCGCATTTCGATGATTATGTGGACGACTCCTTCGCACCCGAGTCGGAAGCGATCCACGTCCCGTCCTTTCAGGTGAAGAAGTGA
- a CDS encoding ABC transporter permease has product MSTNPNRTGNSAAWLGAHVGLPALVVVGFLVGWHLAVRWSGSDLFPTPLEVFYGIVELARHGLLVKYIVASLFRVSWGFSCAVVVGIPLGLMLGWFRPAFLAINPMIQILRPISPIAWIPVAILWFGVKDSAPIFLIFLASVFPITVSAMAAVQNMQSVYIRAAQNFGLRGFRLFRRVIFPAALPQIITGVRIALGVAWLVVVAAEMIAVNSGLGYLIIDARNAGKRYDLVVAGMVLIGIIGLFLDLLVRRLEKFDEVRWGYGQQ; this is encoded by the coding sequence GTGAGCACGAATCCCAATCGCACCGGAAATTCCGCCGCCTGGTTGGGCGCCCACGTCGGTTTGCCCGCACTGGTGGTCGTTGGGTTTCTGGTGGGCTGGCATCTGGCGGTGCGCTGGTCGGGTAGCGATTTGTTCCCAACCCCGCTGGAAGTGTTTTATGGGATCGTGGAATTGGCGCGCCACGGATTGCTGGTGAAATACATCGTTGCGTCGTTGTTTCGGGTGAGCTGGGGGTTCAGTTGCGCCGTGGTGGTGGGCATTCCGTTGGGATTGATGCTGGGCTGGTTTCGTCCCGCGTTTCTGGCGATCAATCCCATGATCCAGATTTTGCGTCCAATCTCGCCCATCGCCTGGATTCCAGTGGCCATCCTTTGGTTTGGGGTCAAGGATAGCGCGCCGATCTTTCTGATTTTTCTCGCGAGCGTTTTTCCCATCACCGTTTCGGCCATGGCCGCCGTGCAGAACATGCAATCCGTTTATATCCGGGCGGCGCAGAATTTTGGGTTGCGCGGTTTTCGGTTGTTTCGTCGCGTCATCTTTCCGGCGGCGCTGCCGCAAATCATCACCGGGGTCCGCATCGCCTTGGGCGTGGCCTGGCTGGTGGTGGTGGCGGCGGAAATGATCGCCGTCAATTCGGGGCTGGGCTACCTCATCATTGACGCGCGCAATGCCGGCAAGCGTTACGATTTGGTGGTGGCGGGCATGGTCTTAATCGGTATCATCGGTCTGTTCCTGGATTTGTTGGTGCGACGTTTGGAGAAATTCGATGAAGTGCGGTGGGGATATGGACAACAGTGA